The Xanthomonas sontii genomic sequence TGCGCCAGCAGTGGCCGGACGTGATCGTGCTGGACGTGGAGATGCCGAAGATGGACGGCATCACCTTCCTGCGCAAGATCATGAGCGAACGCCCCACCCCGGTGGTGATCTGCTCCACGCTCACCGAGAAAGGCGCGCGGGTGACCATGGACGCGCTGGCCGCCGGCGCGGTGGCGGTGGTGACCAAGCCCAAGCTCGGTCTCAAACAGTTCCTCACCGACTCGGCCGAGGAAATGATCGCCACGGTGAAGAGCGCCGCGCGCGCCAACGTCAAGCGCCTGTCGGCGCGGCCGGCCACGCCAGTGGTAGAACCGGAGATCAAGCACACCGCCGACGTGATCCTGCCGGCGCAGGGCGGACGCGCGCTGTCGCAGACCACCGAGCGGGTGGTGGCGATCGGCACCTCCACCGGCGGCACCCAGGCGCTGGAGGAAGTGCTGACCGCGCTGCCGCGGGTCAGCCCCGGCATCGTCATCGTCCAGCACATGCCGGAGAAATTCACCGCCGCCTTCGCCGCGCGCCTGGACACGCTGTGCCAGATCTCGGTGAAGGAAGCGGCCAACAACGACCGCGTGGTGCCGGGACGCGCGCTGATCGCGCCGGGCGGCAAGCACATGCTGCTGCGGCGCAGCGGCGC encodes the following:
- a CDS encoding chemotaxis response regulator protein-glutamate methylesterase yields the protein MTTIKAMVIDDSAVVRQVLVAVLNDAPGIEVIAAAADPLLAMDKMRQQWPDVIVLDVEMPKMDGITFLRKIMSERPTPVVICSTLTEKGARVTMDALAAGAVAVVTKPKLGLKQFLTDSAEEMIATVKSAARANVKRLSARPATPVVEPEIKHTADVILPAQGGRALSQTTERVVAIGTSTGGTQALEEVLTALPRVSPGIVIVQHMPEKFTAAFAARLDTLCQISVKEAANNDRVVPGRALIAPGGKHMLLRRSGAQYFVEVLDGPPVNRHRPSVDVLFRSAARAAGGNALGIIMTGMGDDGAVGLLEMRQAGARTVAQDEQSSVVFGMPKEAIKRGGAEKILPLNAMAREIGQQLS